The following coding sequences lie in one Trueperaceae bacterium genomic window:
- a CDS encoding hemolysin III family protein: protein MNAAWSRALVRAFKEPVNALTHLAGAVLAVGATVALAVLARGDAMAVAAFLVFGATSVLLFTASTLLHAVRAGPGAERWLRRFDHGAIYLLIAGSYTPITLVALQPQRATLGWWLFALVWLCAVGGLVFKTFWLNAPRWLSTALYLAMGWLVVLAIVPVARSLGTANTVWLGLGGLFYSVGAVIYALKRPRLWPGVFGFHELWHLFVLAGWGCHLVMMVRLGVGV, encoded by the coding sequence GTGAACGCCGCCTGGAGCAGGGCGCTCGTCCGGGCCTTCAAGGAGCCCGTCAACGCCCTCACCCACCTGGCCGGCGCCGTCCTGGCCGTCGGGGCCACGGTAGCGCTGGCGGTCCTGGCGCGGGGCGACGCCATGGCGGTGGCGGCGTTCCTGGTCTTCGGCGCGACCTCCGTGCTGCTGTTCACGGCGAGCACCCTCCTGCACGCCGTGCGCGCCGGGCCCGGCGCCGAGCGGTGGTTGAGGCGCTTCGATCATGGAGCCATCTACCTGCTCATCGCGGGCTCCTACACCCCCATCACGCTGGTGGCCCTGCAGCCCCAGCGCGCCACTTTGGGCTGGTGGCTGTTCGCGCTCGTCTGGCTCTGCGCCGTCGGCGGCCTCGTGTTCAAGACGTTCTGGCTGAACGCCCCGCGCTGGCTCAGCACGGCCCTCTACCTCGCCATGGGCTGGCTCGTCGTCCTCGCGATCGTGCCCGTGGCAAGGTCGCTCGGCACGGCGAACACCGTCTGGCTCGGTCTCGGCGGGCTGTTCTACAGCGTGGGCGCGGTGATCTACGCGCTCAAGCGACCCCGCCTGTGGCCGGGCGTGTTCGGCTTCCACGAGCTCTGGCACCTGTTCGTGCTGGCGGGCTGGGGCTGCCACCTCGTGATGATGGTGCGCTTAGGCGTCGGCGTATGA